From a single Streptomyces liliifuscus genomic region:
- a CDS encoding molybdopterin-dependent oxidoreductase — protein sequence MNTEQPTASDPEESGTPVGRRLMLGMLGLGALGVATAPTLQRGLESFLGGAADKDPTGLTGLLPNGGGFRYYSVASSVPHKNEDNYRLKIDGLVDHPATYTLADLRALPQTRMVRDVQCVTGWRVPDTPFEGVRLSQLLDAAGVRSSAGAVRFTCFDGAYSESLTLAQARRADVLVALRMQDKDLNHSHGGPVRLYVAPMYFYKSAKWLSGITLTSDVRPGYWEDRGYDVDAWVGRSNGRDDDAT from the coding sequence GTGAACACGGAACAACCGACCGCTTCGGATCCGGAGGAGAGCGGCACCCCGGTGGGGCGGCGGCTCATGCTCGGGATGCTCGGGCTCGGCGCACTCGGCGTGGCCACCGCGCCCACGCTCCAGCGCGGCCTGGAGTCCTTCCTCGGCGGCGCCGCGGACAAGGACCCGACCGGGCTGACCGGCCTGCTCCCCAACGGCGGCGGCTTCCGCTACTACTCGGTCGCCTCGTCCGTACCGCACAAGAACGAGGACAACTACCGCCTCAAGATCGACGGCCTGGTCGACCACCCGGCCACGTACACGCTGGCCGATCTGCGTGCCCTGCCGCAGACCCGGATGGTGCGTGACGTCCAGTGCGTCACGGGGTGGAGAGTGCCCGACACGCCCTTCGAAGGGGTCCGTCTGTCCCAGCTGCTGGATGCCGCGGGGGTGCGGTCCTCGGCCGGGGCCGTGCGGTTCACATGCTTCGACGGTGCGTACTCCGAGAGCCTGACCCTGGCCCAGGCCCGCCGCGCCGATGTCCTCGTGGCTCTGCGCATGCAGGACAAGGATCTGAACCACTCCCACGGTGGTCCGGTGCGTCTCTATGTCGCGCCCATGTACTTCTACAAGTCCGCGAAGTGGCTCTCCGGCATCACCCTCACCTCGGACGTCCGCCCCGGCTACTGGGAGGACCGGGGGTACGACGTCGACGCGTGGGTCGGCCGATCGAACGGACGGGACGATGACGCGACCTGA
- a CDS encoding cytochrome b/b6 domain-containing protein, which translates to MTRPEAEAPETPDRAANTGERFASSVRVPRFSPAERWVHRVTAVLMGVCVATAACLYLPQLAELVGRRELVVRLHEWSGLLLPVPVLAGLVSRAFRKDLRLLNRFGAHDGVWLRAALRRDARPQSRPAGKFNAGQKVYAAWIAGAVLVMLGTGLLMWFTHLAPLVWRTSATFVHDWLALTIGIVLAGHIGMAMARPEARRGLRTGSVSKEWAEEEHPLWRP; encoded by the coding sequence ATGACGCGACCTGAGGCCGAGGCCCCGGAGACGCCCGACCGGGCGGCGAACACCGGGGAGCGGTTCGCGAGTTCGGTGCGGGTGCCGCGGTTCTCGCCCGCCGAGCGGTGGGTGCACCGGGTGACGGCGGTGTTGATGGGCGTGTGCGTGGCGACCGCGGCCTGTCTCTATCTGCCGCAGCTCGCCGAACTCGTCGGGCGGCGCGAGCTGGTCGTGCGGCTGCACGAGTGGTCGGGGCTGTTGCTGCCGGTGCCCGTCCTGGCCGGGCTCGTCTCACGGGCCTTCCGGAAGGACCTGCGGCTGCTCAATCGGTTCGGGGCGCACGATGGGGTGTGGCTGCGGGCGGCGCTTCGGCGTGACGCCCGGCCCCAGTCGCGGCCGGCCGGGAAGTTCAACGCCGGGCAGAAGGTGTACGCGGCGTGGATCGCGGGGGCCGTTCTCGTCATGCTCGGGACCGGGCTGTTGATGTGGTTCACACATCTCGCGCCGCTCGTGTGGCGCACGAGTGCGACCTTTGTGCATGACTGGCTTGCCCTGACCATCGGCATTGTTCTCGCGGGGCATATCGGGATGGCCATGGCCCGTCCGGAGGCCCGGCGGGGGCTCCGGACGGGGTCGGTGAGCAAGGAGTGGGCGGAGGAGGAGCATCCGCTCTGGCGTCCCTAG
- a CDS encoding L-idonate 5-dehydrogenase: MLGCVIHGQDDLRVDELPVPSPGPGEALVAVRYGGVCGSDLHYWRHGGVGDFRLREPMVLGHEVVGTVLLYGDDTSGPAPGTPVAVHPATPCGVCPECSDGRRNVCRDTRYLGSAARTPHVQGGFAAQVVVPAEQLRPIPAGLPLRRAALAEPLSVALHAVRRAGDVSGKHVLVTGAGPIGCLVVAAAKAAGAARVTVTDLLPRALEYAVAAGADDALRADDPSAPAWPSEVDTAIEASGVAAGLDTCLRLVRRGGVVVQLGMLPPGQSPFAGNLVVSREIELRGAFRFDTEFDDALTLLAREPRFDHLVSAVIPLSEAKSAFTLAANRAESCKVLLDFGIGEA; this comes from the coding sequence ATGCTCGGTTGCGTGATCCACGGCCAGGACGACCTGCGCGTGGACGAACTCCCGGTCCCCTCCCCCGGCCCCGGCGAGGCCCTCGTGGCCGTGCGGTACGGCGGAGTGTGCGGATCCGACCTCCACTACTGGCGGCACGGCGGCGTGGGCGACTTCCGCCTCCGCGAGCCGATGGTCCTCGGCCACGAGGTGGTCGGGACGGTACTTCTCTACGGTGACGACACGTCAGGCCCTGCCCCTGGTACGCCTGTTGCCGTGCACCCCGCGACGCCCTGCGGGGTGTGCCCGGAGTGTTCCGACGGCCGCCGGAACGTGTGCCGTGACACCCGCTACCTGGGCAGCGCGGCCCGCACGCCCCACGTCCAGGGCGGTTTCGCAGCCCAAGTCGTCGTACCCGCCGAGCAGTTGCGCCCGATTCCCGCCGGACTCCCCCTCCGCCGGGCAGCGTTGGCGGAGCCGCTCTCCGTCGCACTGCACGCGGTACGACGGGCCGGCGACGTGAGCGGCAAGCATGTACTCGTCACCGGTGCCGGACCCATCGGCTGCCTGGTCGTCGCGGCGGCGAAGGCGGCGGGTGCCGCACGGGTCACGGTCACGGACCTGCTCCCGCGCGCCCTGGAGTACGCGGTGGCGGCAGGGGCGGACGACGCCCTGCGCGCGGACGACCCGTCCGCTCCCGCCTGGCCCTCCGAGGTGGACACCGCCATCGAGGCCTCGGGCGTCGCCGCCGGCCTCGACACCTGCCTCCGCCTCGTACGCCGTGGCGGGGTCGTGGTCCAACTCGGCATGCTGCCTCCGGGCCAGTCCCCCTTCGCGGGCAACCTCGTCGTCAGCCGCGAGATCGAACTCCGAGGAGCCTTCCGCTTCGACACGGAGTTCGACGACGCACTCACGCTCCTCGCCCGAGAGCCCCGCTTCGACCACCTGGTCAGCGCGGTGATCCCGCTCAGCGAGGCGAAATCGGCCTTCACCCTGGCAGCAAACCGAGCGGAGTCGTGCAAGGTACTCCTGGACTTCGGAATCGGTGAGGCCTGA
- a CDS encoding SDR family oxidoreductase has product MTHPLFDISGRTALVTGSSRGIGLALARGLAEAGCTVVLNGRDTDRLTKAAAELPGEIHTAAFDVTDGPSVAAGIADVEERVGPLDILVNNAGMQLRAPLLEFADADWHRILDTNLTSAFLVGREAARGMTARGHGKIVNICSLQSEVVRPGIAPYAATKGALKMLTKGMCADWGPHGVQVNGLGPGYIETELTQPLVDDPEFSAWVRRRTPAGRWGRTEDLVGGVLFLASPAANFVSGQILYVDGGMTSVL; this is encoded by the coding sequence ATGACTCACCCTCTCTTCGACATCAGCGGCCGTACGGCACTGGTCACCGGGTCCAGCCGGGGCATCGGCCTCGCGCTGGCCCGGGGACTGGCCGAGGCCGGCTGCACGGTGGTCCTGAACGGCCGCGACACCGACCGGCTCACCAAGGCCGCCGCGGAACTGCCCGGCGAGATCCACACGGCCGCCTTCGACGTCACCGACGGCCCGTCGGTGGCCGCCGGGATAGCGGACGTCGAGGAGCGGGTGGGTCCGCTGGACATCCTCGTCAACAACGCCGGGATGCAACTGCGGGCCCCGCTCCTGGAGTTCGCCGACGCCGACTGGCACCGCATCCTCGACACCAACCTCACCAGCGCGTTCCTCGTGGGCCGCGAGGCGGCCCGCGGCATGACCGCTCGCGGACACGGCAAGATCGTCAACATCTGCTCGCTGCAGAGCGAGGTGGTACGGCCCGGGATCGCGCCGTACGCCGCCACCAAGGGCGCGCTGAAGATGCTCACCAAGGGCATGTGCGCCGACTGGGGACCGCACGGCGTCCAGGTCAACGGCCTGGGCCCCGGCTACATCGAGACCGAACTGACCCAACCCCTCGTCGACGACCCGGAGTTCAGCGCCTGGGTCCGCCGACGGACCCCGGCAGGCCGCTGGGGCCGCACGGAGGACCTGGTCGGCGGAGTCCTGTTCCTCGCCTCCCCCGCGGCGAACTTCGTCAGCGGACAGATCCTGTACGTCGACGGCGGCATGACCAGCGTTCTCTAG
- a CDS encoding GntT/GntP/DsdX family permease, with the protein MTRLSVEMLAADPVEPITSAGHAQLGIAVLAGIAVIVLLITKFKLHAFLALTIGSLALGAFAGAPLDKAITSFSAGLGSTVAGVGVLIALGAILGKLLADSGGADQIVDTILAKAGGRSMPWAMVLIASVIGLPLFFEVGIVLLIPVVLMVAKRGNYSLMRIGIPALAGLSVMHGLIPPHPGPLVAIDAVKANLGVTLALGILVAIPTVIIAGPVFSKYAARWVDVPAPEKMIPQRASEDLEKRPGFGVTIATVMLPVVLMLAKALVDIVIDDPENMVQRVFDVIGSPLIALLAAVLVAIFTLGRAAGFTKDRISSTVEKSLGPIAGILLIVGAGGGFKQTLIDSGVGQMILDISKDWSIPALLLAWLIAVAIRLATGSATVATISAAGLVAPLAADMSTTHASLLVLAIGAGSLFFSHVNDAGFWLVKEYFGLSVGQTIKTWSVMETIISVVAGGLVLLLSLVI; encoded by the coding sequence GTGACCAGACTCAGCGTCGAGATGCTGGCAGCGGACCCCGTCGAGCCGATCACCTCGGCGGGCCACGCTCAGCTGGGCATCGCCGTACTGGCGGGCATAGCCGTCATCGTCCTGCTCATCACCAAGTTCAAGCTCCACGCCTTCCTCGCCCTGACCATCGGGTCGCTGGCGCTCGGCGCCTTCGCCGGAGCGCCTCTCGACAAGGCGATCACCAGTTTCTCGGCCGGTCTCGGTTCGACCGTCGCCGGCGTGGGCGTCCTGATCGCGCTCGGCGCGATCCTCGGCAAGCTGCTCGCGGACTCCGGCGGCGCCGACCAGATCGTCGACACGATCCTCGCCAAGGCGGGTGGACGCTCGATGCCGTGGGCGATGGTGCTGATCGCCTCGGTGATCGGACTGCCGCTCTTCTTCGAGGTCGGCATCGTGCTGCTCATCCCGGTCGTCCTGATGGTCGCCAAGCGCGGCAACTACTCGCTGATGCGCATCGGCATCCCGGCGCTCGCGGGCCTGTCCGTGATGCACGGGCTGATCCCGCCGCACCCCGGCCCGCTGGTCGCGATCGACGCGGTCAAGGCGAACCTCGGTGTCACCCTCGCCCTCGGCATCCTGGTCGCCATCCCGACCGTGATCATCGCGGGCCCGGTGTTCTCCAAGTACGCGGCCCGCTGGGTCGACGTCCCGGCGCCGGAGAAGATGATCCCGCAGCGTGCCTCCGAGGACCTGGAGAAGCGCCCCGGCTTCGGCGTCACCATCGCCACCGTGATGCTGCCGGTCGTGCTGATGCTGGCCAAGGCGCTGGTGGACATCGTCATCGACGACCCCGAGAACATGGTGCAGCGCGTCTTCGACGTGATCGGCTCGCCGCTGATCGCCCTGCTCGCGGCCGTGCTGGTCGCCATATTCACCCTCGGCCGGGCGGCCGGGTTCACCAAGGACCGGATCTCCTCGACCGTCGAGAAGTCCCTCGGCCCGATCGCGGGCATCCTGCTGATCGTCGGCGCGGGCGGCGGCTTCAAGCAGACGCTGATCGACTCCGGTGTGGGCCAGATGATCCTGGACATCTCCAAGGACTGGTCGATACCCGCGCTGCTGCTCGCCTGGCTGATCGCGGTGGCGATCCGGCTCGCGACCGGTTCCGCGACCGTCGCCACCATCTCGGCGGCCGGTCTCGTGGCCCCGCTCGCGGCCGACATGTCGACCACGCACGCCTCACTGCTCGTGCTGGCCATCGGCGCCGGTTCACTGTTCTTCTCCCATGTGAACGACGCCGGGTTCTGGCTGGTCAAGGAGTACTTCGGCCTCAGCGTCGGCCAGACCATCAAGACCTGGTCGGTCATGGAGACCATCATCTCGGTGGTCGCCGGCGGCCTCGTCCTCCTGCTGTCCCTAGTGATCTAG
- a CDS encoding gluconokinase: MNTPHVVVVMGVAGTGKTTIGPLLAQRLGVPYAEGDDFHPEANIAKMTAGTPLTDEDRWPWLDAIGAWAHGRAGLGGVVSSSALKRSYRDRLRSAAPGVVFVHLTGDRKLIEDRMAHRQGHFMPTALLDSQFATLQPLQADETGVAVDVSGSPEEITDRAVTALHGLDR; encoded by the coding sequence ATGAACACCCCCCACGTCGTCGTGGTCATGGGAGTGGCGGGCACGGGCAAGACCACCATCGGTCCCCTGCTCGCCCAGCGGCTCGGCGTTCCCTACGCCGAGGGCGACGACTTCCACCCCGAGGCCAACATCGCCAAGATGACGGCCGGGACACCGCTGACCGACGAGGACCGCTGGCCCTGGCTCGACGCCATCGGCGCCTGGGCGCACGGTCGGGCCGGCCTCGGCGGGGTGGTCAGCAGTTCCGCACTGAAGCGCAGCTACCGGGACCGGCTCAGGTCGGCCGCTCCCGGGGTCGTCTTCGTCCACCTCACGGGCGACCGGAAACTCATCGAGGACCGGATGGCGCACCGCCAGGGCCACTTCATGCCTACGGCGCTCCTCGACTCCCAGTTCGCCACCCTCCAGCCGCTCCAGGCGGACGAGACGGGTGTCGCCGTGGATGTCTCCGGCAGCCCCGAGGAGATCACCGACCGGGCCGTGACCGCGCTGCACGGACTCGACCGGTAG
- a CDS encoding FadR/GntR family transcriptional regulator produces MSTPGRGLHGHVLESLGPAITAGEYPPGSVLRTDELAQRFEVSRSVMREAVRVLESMHLVESRRRVGVTVRPANEWNVYDPQVIRWRLAGADRPRQLRSLTVLRCAVEPVAAGLAAKHATAEQCAELTECALGMVANSRGHRLEGYLVHDVAFHRIVLNASGNEMFARLGDVVAEVLAGRTHHRVMFEDPDPAAVTLHVQVAEAVRAGDAVRAEELTREIVVGALQELDVLSPEP; encoded by the coding sequence ATGAGCACACCGGGCCGGGGGCTGCACGGCCATGTACTGGAGAGCCTCGGTCCCGCCATCACCGCGGGTGAGTATCCGCCGGGCAGCGTGCTGCGCACCGACGAGCTGGCGCAGCGTTTCGAGGTGTCACGCTCCGTGATGCGCGAGGCGGTCCGGGTCCTGGAGTCGATGCACCTCGTGGAGTCCCGTCGCCGGGTCGGCGTCACCGTACGTCCCGCGAACGAGTGGAATGTCTACGATCCCCAGGTCATCCGGTGGCGGCTGGCGGGCGCCGACCGGCCGCGGCAGCTGCGCTCGCTGACCGTGCTGCGCTGTGCCGTCGAGCCGGTCGCAGCGGGGCTCGCCGCCAAGCACGCCACCGCCGAGCAGTGTGCCGAGCTCACCGAGTGCGCCCTCGGCATGGTGGCCAACTCGCGCGGCCACCGGCTGGAGGGGTATCTCGTCCATGACGTGGCCTTCCACCGGATCGTGCTGAACGCGTCCGGCAACGAGATGTTCGCGCGGCTCGGTGACGTTGTCGCCGAGGTTCTCGCGGGTCGTACGCATCACCGGGTCATGTTCGAGGATCCCGACCCTGCGGCTGTCACGTTGCATGTGCAGGTTGCGGAGGCCGTTCGTGCGGGGGACGCGGTTCGCGCGGAGGAACTCACGCGGGAGATTGTCGTGGGGGCGCTTCAGGAGTTGGACGTTCTGAGTCCTGAGCCCTGA
- a CDS encoding YchJ family protein, with the protein MSRRTPQSRNQRRSAPARNPSCPCGLAETYEKCCGRFHRGQGTAPTAEALMRSRYCAFVKRDEAYLLRTWHPRTRPTRVDFDPAMRWTALEILATGEGTPFHTTGTVTFRASYTGGSLHERSRFERVDGAWVYVDGDISE; encoded by the coding sequence ATGTCCCGACGCACCCCGCAATCCCGCAACCAGCGCCGTTCCGCCCCCGCACGCAACCCCTCCTGCCCTTGCGGTCTTGCGGAGACGTACGAGAAGTGCTGTGGCCGATTTCATCGGGGTCAGGGCACGGCCCCCACCGCCGAGGCCCTGATGCGCTCCCGCTACTGCGCATTCGTGAAGCGCGACGAGGCATACCTGCTACGCACCTGGCATCCCCGCACCCGCCCGACCCGCGTCGATTTCGATCCGGCCATGCGCTGGACCGCCCTGGAGATCCTCGCCACCGGTGAGGGAACGCCCTTCCACACCACCGGAACGGTGACCTTCCGCGCTTCCTACACAGGAGGCTCACTCCACGAACGCAGCCGCTTCGAGCGGGTCGACGGGGCCTGGGTGTACGTGGACGGAGACATCAGCGAGTAG
- a CDS encoding phage tail sheath family protein, with protein sequence MPMSAVNTARPTYPGVYVEELPSSARTISTVTTSVTAFVGHTRRGPLNEPVRVTSFTEFERRFGGLSSQSAVGYAVHQFFGNGGTVAVIVRVAKAGSGKAACVTLESTEGHSESAVLEVHAKEPGVWGNGLRVAVDYDTPCPDETFNLRVYDAKGEARESFTGLSMDASHGRHAPTVINAGSRLIRVEAVGEGRPDPSGTVSKPFGHELPDLAVDLTVKIGEVEREFTLYDPDCDGEAPSNVAELALLLERKLRALPDAPGKHAFAGAEVTAFGKRLQVVAGSTDPEDVVRFVGECANDLGLEASVNPPVFPLEGGEDGEAPGPRDLIGSEADKTGIQALRGVADVNLLVLPELAAYESTEDAITVVSAAQRLCQERRIFLLVDAPGTWVSVDTARAGLAAFDAVRGNHAGLYFPHLQLTDPLTGRLRSFPPSGAVAGVYARTDSERGVWKAPAGTEARLAGVHSLTVNLTDRETGLLNPLGVNCLRTMPMVGPLVWGARTLEGSDALDSEWKYVPVRRLALHVEESLQRGLQWVVFEPNDENLWQQIRLGASSYLHTLFRQGAFKGGTPREAYFVKCDHDTTTDEDIANGVVNVLVGIAPVRPAEFVIVRIQQTSGQFEL encoded by the coding sequence ATGCCGATGAGCGCGGTGAACACTGCCAGGCCGACGTATCCCGGCGTCTACGTCGAAGAGCTTCCCAGCAGCGCCCGGACCATCTCGACCGTCACCACCTCGGTGACCGCCTTCGTGGGGCACACCCGGCGCGGCCCGCTGAACGAGCCGGTGCGCGTCACGAGCTTCACCGAGTTCGAGCGCCGCTTCGGGGGGCTGAGCTCGCAGAGCGCCGTCGGCTACGCCGTGCACCAGTTCTTCGGCAACGGCGGCACGGTCGCCGTGATCGTCCGCGTCGCCAAGGCGGGCAGCGGCAAGGCCGCCTGCGTCACCCTGGAGTCCACCGAGGGCCACAGCGAGTCCGCGGTCCTCGAAGTGCACGCCAAGGAACCGGGCGTGTGGGGCAACGGACTGCGCGTCGCCGTCGACTACGACACGCCCTGCCCGGACGAGACGTTCAACCTGCGGGTGTACGACGCCAAGGGCGAGGCCCGCGAGAGCTTCACCGGTCTGTCCATGGACGCCTCGCACGGCCGGCACGCACCGACCGTGATCAACGCGGGCTCGCGGCTCATCCGCGTCGAGGCCGTGGGCGAGGGCCGCCCCGACCCGTCCGGCACCGTCTCCAAGCCGTTCGGGCACGAACTGCCCGACCTCGCCGTCGACTTGACGGTCAAGATCGGTGAGGTCGAGCGCGAGTTCACGCTGTACGACCCCGACTGCGACGGCGAAGCCCCGTCCAACGTGGCCGAGTTGGCGCTGCTGCTCGAACGCAAGCTGCGGGCCCTGCCCGACGCGCCGGGCAAGCACGCCTTCGCGGGCGCCGAGGTCACCGCCTTCGGCAAGCGCCTCCAGGTCGTCGCGGGCTCCACCGACCCCGAGGACGTCGTCCGTTTCGTCGGCGAGTGCGCCAACGACCTGGGCCTTGAGGCCTCCGTCAACCCGCCAGTCTTCCCACTGGAGGGCGGCGAGGACGGCGAGGCACCCGGACCGCGCGACCTCATCGGCAGCGAGGCCGACAAGACCGGCATCCAGGCGCTGCGCGGCGTCGCGGACGTCAACCTGCTGGTTTTGCCCGAACTCGCCGCGTACGAGTCCACCGAGGACGCGATCACCGTCGTATCGGCGGCCCAGCGGCTCTGCCAGGAGCGGCGGATCTTCCTCCTCGTCGACGCGCCCGGCACCTGGGTCAGCGTGGACACCGCCCGCGCCGGACTCGCGGCCTTCGACGCCGTACGCGGCAACCACGCGGGCCTGTACTTCCCGCACCTCCAGCTCACCGACCCGCTCACCGGCCGGCTGCGCTCCTTCCCGCCGTCCGGCGCGGTCGCCGGGGTCTACGCGCGCACGGACTCCGAGCGCGGGGTGTGGAAGGCGCCGGCCGGCACCGAGGCGCGGCTCGCGGGCGTGCACTCGCTCACGGTCAACCTCACCGACCGCGAGACCGGGCTGCTCAACCCGCTGGGCGTCAACTGCCTGCGCACCATGCCGATGGTGGGCCCGCTCGTGTGGGGCGCGCGCACCCTTGAGGGTTCCGACGCGCTCGACAGCGAGTGGAAGTACGTGCCCGTGCGGCGGCTCGCGCTGCACGTGGAGGAGAGCCTCCAACGCGGCCTGCAGTGGGTCGTGTTCGAGCCCAACGACGAGAACCTGTGGCAGCAGATCCGCCTCGGCGCCTCCTCGTACCTGCACACGCTGTTCCGTCAGGGCGCCTTCAAGGGCGGTACGCCGCGCGAGGCGTACTTCGTGAAGTGCGACCACGACACCACGACGGACGAGGACATCGCGAACGGCGTCGTGAACGTCCTGGTCGGTATCGCGCCGGTCAGGCCCGCCGAGTTCGTGATCGTCAGGATCCAGCAGACGTCCGGGCAGTTCGAGCTCTGA
- a CDS encoding phage tail protein, whose amino-acid sequence MAEFTVNAQRFDPYKNFKFLVLWDGRTVAGISKISPLKRTTEVVKHRHGGDPSSPRKSPGRSEFEGITLERGVTHDPEFDRWANKVWQVGAGLGSEVSLADFRKDIVIQVLNEAGQVAVSHKLYRTWPSEYQVLGELDANANAVAIQSLKLECEGWERDYEVPEPEEPSFLNPA is encoded by the coding sequence ATGGCTGAGTTCACTGTCAACGCCCAGCGCTTCGACCCGTACAAGAACTTCAAGTTCCTTGTGCTGTGGGACGGTCGTACGGTCGCGGGCATCAGCAAGATCAGTCCGCTGAAGCGGACCACCGAGGTCGTCAAGCACCGGCACGGCGGCGACCCGAGTTCCCCGCGCAAGTCGCCGGGGCGCTCGGAGTTCGAGGGCATCACCCTGGAGCGCGGGGTCACGCACGACCCCGAGTTCGACCGCTGGGCCAACAAGGTCTGGCAGGTCGGGGCCGGTCTCGGCTCCGAGGTGTCCCTCGCCGACTTCCGCAAGGACATCGTGATCCAGGTCCTCAACGAGGCCGGTCAGGTCGCCGTCTCGCACAAGCTCTACCGGACCTGGCCGAGCGAGTACCAGGTACTCGGCGAGCTGGACGCCAACGCCAACGCGGTGGCCATCCAGTCGCTGAAGCTCGAGTGCGAGGGCTGGGAGCGGGACTACGAGGTGCCCGAGCCGGAGGAGCCCTCGTTCCTCAACCCCGCCTGA
- a CDS encoding T4 family baseplate hub assembly chaperone, translating into MTNTRAAELLTTWETGLAQAPSGRALLLHRAARPDTGGETLSALPVGEREADLFALRRALFGERMQVRLGCSACGEDMEFDLDAGELARSTGAPAEPSVRVAEDGWEIEFRVPGVADLTAAARHPDPRRALLARCVVSAVRGGVDVPADALPETVQRRLAEAAQEADPGADVTLNVNCPECGAATRAELDIASYLWTELDAWARDVLLDVHLLATAYGWSEPEILALSPLRRRYYLELCADV; encoded by the coding sequence ATGACGAACACTCGGGCGGCTGAACTGCTCACCACCTGGGAGACCGGGCTTGCCCAGGCCCCGTCCGGACGCGCCCTGCTGCTGCACCGCGCCGCACGCCCCGACACCGGTGGCGAGACGCTGTCCGCGCTGCCGGTCGGCGAGCGGGAGGCGGACCTCTTCGCACTGCGCCGGGCCCTGTTCGGCGAGCGGATGCAGGTGCGCCTCGGCTGCTCCGCCTGCGGCGAGGACATGGAATTCGACCTGGACGCCGGGGAGTTGGCCCGGTCGACAGGCGCTCCCGCCGAGCCCTCGGTACGAGTCGCCGAGGACGGCTGGGAGATCGAGTTCCGGGTGCCGGGCGTCGCCGACCTGACGGCGGCCGCCCGGCACCCGGATCCACGGCGGGCACTGCTCGCCCGTTGCGTCGTCTCGGCGGTGCGCGGCGGGGTGGACGTCCCCGCCGACGCGCTGCCCGAGACGGTGCAGCGGCGGCTCGCCGAGGCGGCCCAGGAGGCCGACCCGGGCGCCGACGTCACGCTCAACGTCAACTGCCCCGAGTGCGGCGCGGCCACCCGGGCCGAACTCGACATCGCCTCCTACCTGTGGACCGAACTGGACGCCTGGGCACGGGACGTGCTCCTCGACGTCCATCTGCTCGCCACCGCGTACGGCTGGAGCGAGCCGGAGATCCTGGCGCTCAGCCCACTGCGGCGCCGCTACTACCTGGAGCTGTGTGCGGATGTCTGA
- a CDS encoding DUF4255 domain-containing protein, translating into MSNALAIAHVTQALALLIEANLQPEIDMAVKVEPRKPSADPPAEPTITVFLYQVTPNTSQRNNDLPTRASDGTLLKRAAAALDLHFLISAYGEESELVGQRLIGSVVRTLHEIPVLPKDIIELAAEKPYLASSDLAEAAQRVRFSPTVMDIDETSKLWGMLHQTPYTLSVVYQAALVLIEGREVPVPAKPVERAGVRVLPFGAPGAPGASVPAGASADGSVNGSVSPEGGGSEEASGEAGAKVAARTPAKSEAKPEPEPRAKPAAKVPAKTPAKAPAKAPVKAAAKTPARSRKEGQPSKAAQSGKSARSGRSAHGAAKSTGAAPSPSTGSSADGSTADDGPEGTED; encoded by the coding sequence ATGAGCAACGCACTTGCCATCGCCCACGTCACCCAGGCCCTCGCCCTGCTGATCGAGGCCAATCTCCAGCCCGAGATCGACATGGCCGTCAAGGTCGAGCCCCGCAAGCCGTCGGCGGATCCGCCGGCCGAGCCGACGATCACCGTGTTCCTGTACCAGGTCACGCCCAACACCTCGCAGCGGAACAACGACCTGCCGACCCGCGCCTCCGACGGCACGCTGCTCAAGCGGGCCGCCGCGGCACTGGACCTGCACTTCCTGATCAGCGCGTACGGCGAGGAGTCGGAACTGGTCGGGCAGCGGCTGATCGGTTCCGTGGTGCGCACGCTGCACGAGATACCCGTCCTGCCCAAGGACATCATCGAACTGGCCGCGGAGAAGCCCTACTTGGCGAGCAGCGACCTGGCCGAGGCGGCGCAGCGCGTGCGGTTCTCACCAACGGTGATGGACATCGACGAGACCTCGAAGCTGTGGGGGATGCTCCACCAGACCCCGTACACGCTGTCCGTGGTGTACCAGGCCGCCCTCGTCCTCATCGAGGGGCGCGAGGTGCCTGTGCCGGCGAAGCCGGTGGAGCGGGCTGGGGTGCGGGTGTTGCCGTTCGGGGCGCCGGGAGCGCCGGGAGCTTCGGTTCCGGCCGGCGCGTCCGCGGATGGGTCCGTGAATGGGTCCGTGTCCCCGGAAGGCGGGGGTTCCGAAGAGGCGTCCGGTGAGGCGGGGGCGAAGGTTGCCGCCCGAACGCCCGCCAAGTCCGAGGCCAAGCCCGAGCCTGAGCCCAGGGCCAAGCCTGCCGCGAAGGTCCCGGCCAAGACGCCGGCGAAGGCTCCCGCGAAGGCACCGGTGAAGGCCGCCGCCAAGACGCCGGCTCGCTCCCGCAAGGAGGGACAGCCCAGCAAGGCTGCCCAGTCGGGCAAGTCGGCCCGGTCCGGCAGGTCGGCGCACGGCGCGGCCAAGAGCACGGGAGCCGCGCCCTCCCCATCAACCGGGTCCTCCGCGGACGGCTCGACGGCCGACGACGGCCCCGAGGGCACGGAGGACTGA